The following nucleotide sequence is from Camelus bactrianus isolate YW-2024 breed Bactrian camel chromosome 34, ASM4877302v1, whole genome shotgun sequence.
TCATACCGTCTGTTGAAATGATGACCCATTTAAACGTGTTGCGGACCTGCAGGGTGAGCAAGATGAGTTCGTGTCCCGCACTCAGTTAGTCTTCTCCATGTAGAGCACTCACCAGCTTTTCTCTTAAGCAGATTACAGGTGCTCGGCTGTGACCCAGACGAGTGGGAAGGTTTCCTGGTAGTGCTTTTGGGGATGGTAGCTGTGAGCTCAGGAGGTGCTGCCTTTGCCCTGACAGCAGCTGTGTTTTTCAGTGTCTCATCATCGGAGCCGGCCCCTGTGGTCTCCGCACGGCCATTGATCTGTCCTTATTGGGCGCGAAGGTAGTCGTTATTGAGAAACGAGATGCCTTCTCCCGCAACAACGTCTTGCATCTCTGGCCATTCACCATACATGACCTGCGAGGTCTAGGGGCCAAGAAGTTCTATGGCAAGTTCTGTGCTGGAGCCATTGACCACATCAGTAAGTAAAAGCAGTTCTCCTAGAGgatcccctctccccctctccccccttgtcagtagagagacagacagattgTCTGAGGGATTCATGCTCAAAAGCCCAGTGTGTTCTGATATCGTCAGCATCTATTGCCCAGAAAACACACTCTGCTTGGAGTCAGAATGCCCGCTTGCAGTGGTTCTATAACCTAGGATTCTTAACTTCCAGTGTGTCTCCCACAAAATGAGTTTAGCTTAAGGAATTCTAAGTCAGTTCTTGAATTCTTACCGAACACTTGCAGTGGTTGGATAGGCACGGGGGCCAGGCTAGGAAATAGTCTACCAGTTCAGGCTTTAACCCTCTGGTGGCTCTTAGTCCAGTGGAAGAAGCACAGGTGTGCAGCTCTGCAAAGTGCTGCTCTCCTACCGTAAGAACAAAATGCTCTGGGGACAGCCCTGGGGCAGAAGCCGCAGACTTCTAGTCTGCTTGTGCCTGGCGAGTCGCTGGCAGGCTCCCTTTGCTCAGGTCATGCTCGCGAGGTCTGCAGCCTGGGTAGCTGTTGCTGCACTCCTGTCACCTGCGTTCTCAGCTTGGGCCTGGAGAGTAAATAGAAGTTGATGCTTCATACCTGTTGAGTGGCTATCCAAAAAGTGGTTCAGAACACTCGGTGTCTCCATTGTGAAGGTGAAGTCTGGTTTATTGATCATCGTTCAGGACTCCAGGTAAGGCTGACCAAGGATCTTGTGTTCTGAGCACCTCCAGATGTGTCCTGTAAATACATTCACCTACTGGACCTTCTGCTGTTTGAGGCGGTTGTGCCCGGTTCATTGAACACAGTTTGTTGCACTGGTCCATCCAATGGACTGTGATGTGTGAAGCATCTTGTAACGCAGTCGTCTGTGGGTATAGAATGTGCACTAGCAGATTAGTCACACGCCAGGTAGTATTGGGCTTAAGAGAGGACCAAGGGCCATTAATTCAGTGGCTTTGTCTGCCTTACTTGTGGCAGGGTTTGTCTGTAGCTGAGAGGGTCCCACATGAGGGACAAGTCTTTTATCACAGTGGACCTGGGCTGTTGCCATGACTGGCACCTGGTAGCTACTCACTGGatgttgaacaaataaataaatctaactagaTAATGAGCAAGATTTTCAGTCATTTTGAGCCTTAGTTTCTGCAGCTATGGACAGTTGGTGGGAGGCGGAGTGGCGAGAGACTAAGGTTGGACTGATGGTTCCCTCCCAGCGTGTGAGAGCATGTGCAGGTCTGGGAGGGAGCAGGATGACAGGGAGGTGCTGTGGGAAACTCAGCAAGTCGTGCAGCCTGTGTATCAAACTGCTGCACCTCTTCTGCCTCCTGTGGCTTCTGCTACGTAATCATGGCTCTGACTGGGCCAGGGAAGACGGAAAGGAGGGTCGCCCGTGGCCCACAGGCTTGAGTTGTCTCAGAACCTTTGTTTTGAGCACCTAACCCAAGAGGTGGATGTGGTCTGGTGTGTCTCTCTAGAACGTCTTTTGCACTGAATTGTTTTTGCCcccaaagaagaaggaaagaagctaTGGAGCATGGCTCAAAAAGGGCACCTGTTGCCAGAGGTGTTGAACAGCTGGATAAACTCTGCGAGGCAGGCAGGTGGCCCCAAGCGGTGTTGCTGACCAGTCCTTTCTTGTCCATGTGCCCTCACTTGTGTAATCTTGTTCACCCAGGTATACGCCAGCTTCAGCTAATACTTTTGAAGGTAGCCTTGATCCTAGGCATTGAAATCCATGTCAACGTGGAGTTCCAAGGACTCGTACAGCCTCCAGAGGACCAAGAAAATGAACGTGAGTTGGGTTGGACAAATGAAGGAGGGATACAGGGCCCTGAGTGGGTGAGAACGGATGAGATGGAGGGGAAGACCATAGGGAGCTGCAGGTGGTTTTCAGTGCCAGGTTAAGGGGCTTCTCCTCTGGTACGGCCTGTGTCTTTTGAGGAACTTTTGCTTAATGAGGAGGCCTCTGACATGGTGTTAGGCATTACAGGTACTTGGATTCACTATAGAAGCCGCATGGCCAGGAACGCTCCTTTGTGAGTCTTCCTCAAGGCGGTTCTTCCTTTGGTGTGTAGCCCATGCTTTTGCGCCTGGGGTTTTATTTAATTTGTGCACCTCGGTGTCTAGAGACATCTTAGATATATGAACGTGGTCTGGGTGATGACCTTCATCTTGACTTTAATCCACAGGGATAGGTTGGCGGGCACTGGTGCACCCCAAAACCCATCCAGTGTCAGAATATGAATTTGAAGTGATCATCGGCGGGGATGGCCGCAGGAACACCTTGGAAGGTACTGGGCTGTGcccctctcccctttgcctgcTTCATAGTGGAGGAGGGGTTACCAGTCCCAACCCTGGGTGAGAGTCCACATGCCTAGGAATCCTCCTGTGTGTGCTGCCTGCTCTGCTTGAACTGTGGGCCCGGCTTCGCCCAGCCTCTTGGTCCAGGACACCAGGCTGCTCTTGAGCTGTTGGCACTGCAGGATTAAATCCACATTTAATGAGCAGGTGGCGTCCCTCTTATGAAACAGAACCCCTGCTACTGAGTAGTGTTCTGATCGTCAGATTTCCAAGCATGTGTTAGTTTGGGGGGCTTGGGCGTCTCTTCTGGTTGTTACATTCTTTGGGAGGTAGACACCTAATTTTCAGGTAGAGGAGAGCTGTTGTAAGATTTTCCCATTGGCTCCCATCCCCGCATTCCCTGATGTCTTCATCAACACCCTCCTGTTCGACaccatcttccttctttcctagcCAGCTCTTGCCGCCTCTGAAAATTTCTTTCCCTGTAGGATTTCGTCGGAAAGAATTCCGTGGCAAGCTGGCCATTGCCATTACAGCAAATTTTATTAACCGAAATACAACAGCAGAAGCCAAAGTGGAAGAGATCAGTGGTGTGGCTTTtatattcaatcaaaaatttTTCCAGGAACTGAGGGAAGCCACAGGTTGGTGTAGATGCCTCCAAAGCAGTAAGGATAGACATTTAATAACTGCCTGAGATCTGTCTCTCTGTGGGTTTGGTGGGGGTGGTCATTGGGTGATAACAAAACAGTGCATCACCATGGGCTTTGCCCCTGTGCTCGCTCTTCACTCCGGGACTTGGTCTGGGCACAGTGCTCCCACATCGCTgtgtcctgccccagggccttctgtcCTTGTTTCAGTTACTGGGCAGCCCTCTTGCCTCCCGCCCGCCCTCCTTCAGCCCTTCTCCGCGCGTGGCCCCACGTGGTGCTGCTTGACGCCGTGAGCTCTTGGTTGGGAGCTCTGGATTATTGAGAACCTGACTTTAGCTGTTGAGTGTCTTTTTCCTGAGTTTGTTTGATTTTGAAGTGGACAGTCTCAAAGGGGTGAGATTGTTATAAGACAGCTTGTGAATAGATTAACTTAGATATTTTGCTGCAACAAAAATGTGTGGCAAATTTCAGTTCTCTGTTCTTTAGAACCTGACTTCTTCCCCTTACATCTGTTTTTTAGATTAATTGAATTAAAAAGTCTGTAGTGGCCCCTCTGCTGCCAGGCATCTGTCTGTCCTGCTCGTAGGAGTCTTGAGGGCTCTGTAGTCACCTTGATGGCTCTCAGGGAGGTTCCCCCGAGAGCGGACCCAGACCATCTTACTGGAGGGTGACCTCCCCTTCTCCCTACCCTCCTGTTTCTGCTCACGATTGCTCGTCATCATTAGGGTCACAGGTGTCAGGTGAGCACAGAGCAGCGCAAGGGCAACCAGAGTCCACCTCTGATCGTGAACGAGCGTGCTGGCAGTGCGATCGGGCTCACACacttttctgtttcctccttgCCTCCCTGGGGGCCCACAGCTCTGCTGTCTGTGGACCAGGACAGGCTTTCTGGCTGCCCTAACTGACCCTCTTCTCAGCAAACCCTTATGTGCACGTCTGTTTTGCAGGGATCGATTTGGAAAACATCGTCTACTATAAAGATGACACGCactattttgttatgacagccaaAAAGCAGAGTTTACTGGACAAAGGAGTGATACTGCACGTGAGTCATGGATTTCTTTTAATCCTCTTTTTATGCTGTGCTGGGTCACGTGATTACcaagagaaagaattttattgCCTGATGAGTTTTTCCTGCGAGGGAATGAAAATGAGTGTCCTACTCATCTCCTGGGACCATGTACTCCGCATTCCTCAGACATTTTtagtttaacttaaaaaaaaaaatctttcattatGGGAATTTTCAAGTGTGAACAAAAATCGAGAAAATCATATAATGAACCCCCATGGGCCTTTTATCCAGCTTTAACAGTTAGCAGTCACCAACACGTGAGGCCAGTATTGTTTCAGTGGTACCCCCGCCCACTCCACATCCCCACTGTTGGATTGTCCCAAATCAAATCTCAGAAATCATTTTGTGTGTAAATACTCAGTTTAATTTGGGGTGATTTGGTTTGTGGttatggtaaattacatatatgacCGATTATTGGTTGGTTTTTAGGTTATCTTTTAGAAAGGGGTGAAAGAAGGGAGTTTGACCGAGAAGCAATAATTGGTGTTTATGGGAGCCTGAGAATGGTCTGGTTTTCCTGCAGATACGGTTACTGAGGTCCAGGGACCACTGCCTGGATAGGGCTAGATTCAGATCTCCTTCTGGCCTTACAGGGCCCTGGTTCACCCATGGTCAGGTCCAACTAAGCCGCTTTCACAGAAGACTGACTGTATGACATTCCTTGAGATGATGATCTGAATGTGAGGTCAGAACCACAGGTGGATGGTTCCTCAAGGAGAGTTTCTTGAGTCTTATTTGGTCTTGTTGGTCTGGATTTGCAAATTACTGTCCCCTGCGATGAGTGGATGGAAGAGGCCTTGGATGTGCTGATTCAGGCCTGTGCAGTTCCACCGGAGACACACAGCTGAGTTTCAGGGCGTCCTGAATTACACTGTTGCCCTGTCTGAGAGCAGTGCTAGGGGCGCAGTGTCCTCTCACTCTTGAGCCTCGAAGCTGTCTCTCGGCCTCTTGCTCCTTGATGCACGTGAGGAAGATGGGACAGAGTAGTCTGTACAGCCCATTCTGCCTGAAGCACGGTCAGGATGTATTTAGTTGGATGCTTTATCAGTAAGAAATAGCTAGTGCGTGTGCCTCAGGACTAAGTCAGTCTTAAATCTGCTATCTCAGCCAGAACTGTGGTTATCAGTTGTCACTATGTAGGAACAATCTGGAATGCTGAGACCTGAttcacttttcctttttatttatttttttagagggcAGGGGCCATGCCTTCTGTGTGTGCTGCTAAATCCTGAACCCATGGTGGCCACCTACTCAGTGTTGAACAAACAGTTTCCAGGACCAACCTGAGTATTTGTGTTTGGCTTTTACATCTTGTAGTGGCCACTGAAGTACCATCAGGGACACTTGGAGAGCTTAGGCCCCACTTGAAGAGGAGAAAGACCTGGCTCAGAGTGCCAGGAACCTCCAGAACAGAAAAGGACTTCTCAGTCCCTCCCATGGAAAGCCCTTTCTctcattgtttttctttgttggtGGGTTACTGCAGTGTCTTCCAGAACCTTATGTGTATTTTGAAAACCTCTGTTCCATTTTCAGTGTGTGTCTTCCTCGCCCCTGGGCTGCTACTGCTCCCACCTACACATCTCTGTAGCACTGAAGCTTTTGGGTTCTTCCTTTGGGTTTGATGAGTTATGCAAGGCTGAGTGCCTTGTGGGGGTCCAGTTGCTGCCCAGAAGATGACTGTTGCCAATAGCAACATCAACTATGAAATGCTTTTCAGTTTACAAAGCACCATCACGTAAATCGTTTTATTTGGTATTCAGAACAACGCCGTGAGGCGGATTGGACTGGACTGAATAAGCAGTGACGTGCTCCAAGTAAAGGGAAAAGCTGGGACTGTTTTTAGGCCGTGAAACCTGTGTTCCTTTAGAAACAGCctcccccttttctttttaatttgcataaaAGACTTCTTTTGAAATGTGAAGTCACTTTAGGGGGAAGGGAAGGCTTTGGGACTAGAGGGTGTCTGATGTGCAATGTGGCCATGGCTGGTAGGCTTGTACGTCCCCACCTGGGCTTTTccatccagctgcttctctctCTGGAGACAGGACTACGCCGACACTGAGCTCTTGCTCTCCCGGGAGAACGTGGACCAAGAGGCTCTGCTGAACTACGCCAGGGAGGCCGCGGACTTCTCCACCCAGCAGCAACTGCCGTCCCTGGACTTTGCCATCAATCACTATGGACAGCCCGACGTGGCCATGTTCGACTTCACGTGCATGTACGCCTCTGAGAACGCAGCTCTGGTGCGGGAGCACAATGGACACCCGTTGTTAGTGGCTCTAGTTGGGGACAGCCTACTAGAGGTGCGTATTGAGAGCAAAGGATGGCAGTGATTTATTTGAGAGGAAGTAGTAAGGA
It contains:
- the MICAL3 gene encoding F-actin-monooxygenase MICAL3 isoform X38; translation: MEETKTQTTNRAHVLFDRFVQATTCKGTLRAFQELCDHLELKPKDHRSFYHKLKSKLNYWRAKALWAKLDKRGSHKDYKKGKACTNTKCLIIGAGPCGLRTAIDLSLLGAKVVVIEKRDAFSRNNVLHLWPFTIHDLRGLGAKKFYGKFCAGAIDHISIRQLQLILLKVALILGIEIHVNVEFQGLVQPPEDQENERIGWRALVHPKTHPVSEYEFEVIIGGDGRRNTLEGFRRKEFRGKLAIAITANFINRNTTAEAKVEEISGVAFIFNQKFFQELREATGIDLENIVYYKDDTHYFVMTAKKQSLLDKGVILHRAGAMPSVCAAKS